A stretch of the Vitis vinifera cultivar Pinot Noir 40024 chromosome 16, ASM3070453v1 genome encodes the following:
- the LOC132255277 gene encoding uncharacterized protein LOC132255277: protein MPAPKTEKEIRGFLGRLQYISRFIARLTDICEPIFRLLRKNQPTIWNDDCQFAFEKIKEYLLSPPILVPPTPGRPLLLYLSVSDMALGCMLAQIDDLGKERAIYYLSKRMLEYEMKYVMIEHLCLALVWATRRLRHYMTEYSVHLISRLDPLRYLFDRPALTGRLMRWLVLLTEFDIQYVSQKSIKGSIVADHLASLPTSEDRPVDDDFPDEEFVAMTSLSGWCMYFDGAANQSGYGIGVLLVSPQGDHIPRQIQEDWKTRDVKLRPYHAYLELLVARFADLRYVHLPRAQNRFADALATLASSVDIPIDVVIRPLLIESRSGTYPEVATTKDRRALRHLATRFVICGDTLYRRSADDYFTKWVEAASYARLTSARVASFIRSHIICRYGVPHELISDRGVHFRAEVDTLLQELDYPDEQHFTHLEVYF, encoded by the exons atgcctgcaccaaagactgagaaagagattagAGGTTTTCTGGGCAGATTACAGTACATTAGTCggttcatagccagattgacagacatatgtgagcctatctttcgtcttttgaggaagaaccaGCCAACAATTTGGAATGATGACTGTCAGTttgcatttgagaagatcaaggagtatttgctttctcctcctattttagtgcctcctacgccaggacgtccacttcttttatatttgtcagtttcagacatggccttgggaTGTATGTTAGCTCAGATTGATGACTTAGGAAAGGAGCGAGCTATTTACTACCTAAGTAAGAGGatgttggagtatgagatgaaatatgttatgattgagcaCCTATGCTTAGCACTAGTTTGGGCTACCAGgagattgaggcattacatgacagagtactCAGTACATTTGATATCCCGCCTGGACCCGTTGAGATACTTGTTTGATAGACCTGCATTGACtggtagattgatgagatggctTGTGCTTTTGACAGAGTTCGATATTCAGTATGTTtctcagaagtctattaagggaagTATTGTTGCCGATCACTTAGCCTCACTACCGACATCTGAGGACagaccagttgatgatgattttccagatgaggagtttgttgctATGACCAGCTTATCGGGATGGTgcatgtacttcgatggtgcAGCCAATCAGTCAGGGTATGGGATTGGTGTTCTATTGGTATCCCCTCAGGGCGATCACATTCCGAG GCAGATTCAGGAGGATTGGAAGACTAGGGACGTGAAGCTTAGGCCATATCATGCTTATTTAGAGTTGTTGGTTGCGAGATTTGCCgacttgagatatgttcatctgcctagagcgcagaaccgATTTGCTGACGCCTTAGCTACTTTAGCTTCCTCCGTGGACATTCCGATTGATGTAGTCATACGTCCATTACTGATTGAGTCCAG ATCTGGCACATACCCTGAGGTAGCCACTACCAAGGATCGGAGAGCACTGAGGCATTTGGctactagatttgtgatttgcgGAGATACCTTATACAGGCGATCAGCTGATG attatttcaccaagtgggtggaggctgcATCATATGCGAGGTTGACATCTGCTAGGGTTGCTAGTTTTATCAGATCACACATCATTTGCCGCTATGGGGTTCCTCATGAGCTGATTTCAGACAGAGGGGTGCACTTCCGAGCTGAGGTAGACACTTTGTTGCAGGA